Proteins encoded together in one Solanum lycopersicum chromosome 7, SLM_r2.1 window:
- the LOC101246449 gene encoding uncharacterized protein isoform X1 gives MSKLWARFSGLFSSKNFVGIDKVGNRYFKNIEELDGVMKEKRWVTFKGEEDPTSIPVEWICWLNGQRKNAPTPEEMAELEARREFVKLNIARLKKEEEERMAKEGKRKATNIGKADGPDLKSFVQQFPDASKGDTKAEASDTQHEKRSSEPTGTGESFRPGTWQPPT, from the exons ATGTCGAAATTGTGGGCGAGGTTTTCAGGTTTATTCAGCAGCAAGAATTTTGTAGGGATTGATAAAGTAGGCAATcgctattttaaaaatattgaggaGCTTGATGGTGTCA TGAAGGAAAAGAGATGGGTGACATTTAAAGGAGAGGAAGATCCAACCTCCATTCCAG TTGAATGGATATGTTGGTTGAATGGACAGCGGAAGAATGCTCCAACTCCAGAG GAAATGGCTGAGTTGGAGGCCAGAAGGGAATTTGTTAAGCTTAATATTGCTC GTCTCAAGAAGGAAGAGGAGGAAAGAATGGCCAAAGAAGGCAAGAGGAAAGCCACAAACATTG GTAAAGCTGATGGTCCAGATTTAAAAAGTTTCGTTCAACAATTTCCGGATGCTTCAAAAG GTGATACAAAGGCAGAAGCCTCTGATACACAGCATGAAAAAAG GTCGTCAGAGCCAACTGGTACCGGTGAATCCTTTAGACCAGGAACATGGCAACCTCCTACCTGA
- the LOC101246735 gene encoding uncharacterized protein — MNMKKKPLSLVSLCLGVIGRHFEDIIEDLAEIAAIPSTMKMALVAIARRRRLLNDDVIVALADSSWKILDLSGSDVSDFGLSQVVKTCNHLQAVDISRCSNLTSASVSELLQNCRSLEILRWGGCPRSENTARRCLRFLKPILENVEGDSWEELDTLEIAHGATSLRWLLWPKVEKDQLEILSEECPRVIVNPKPSPLGYRGLDIPREARLDVSLDDPIVEDIDPKTWAVSRFVPRASPSSVSRSEDLPIAEKFRLAFLERDTRLAPKRAKNARQHQRRAEKEWVTMNSRAKAVALASLASKSLNIRN, encoded by the exons atgaatatgaagaaaaagCCTCTTAGCTTGGTTAGCTTGTGTCTTGGAGTTATTGGTAGACATTTTGAGGATATCATTGAAGACCTCGCCGAGATAGCTGCTATTCCGTCCACAATGAAG ATGGCACTTGTGGCAATTGCAAGAAGGAGAAGGTTATTGAATGACGATGTCATTGTTGCATTGGCTGATAGCTCCTGGAAAATACTGGACTTGTCTGGTTCAGATGTTTCGGATTTTGGCCTATCACAAGTGGTTAAAACATGCAACCATCTGCAAGCAGTTGATATAAG TCGCTGCAGCAATCTCACATCAGCCAGTGTATCAGAACTCTTGCAGAACTGCCGGTCTCTGGAAATATTGAGATGGGG AGGCTGCCCTCGGAGTGAGAACACAGCTCGTAGATGCCTCCGTTTCTTGAAACCAATACTAGAGAACGTGGAAGGAGATTCTTGGGAGGAACTTGATACCTTGGAAATAGCTCATGGTGCGACATCCTTGCGTTGGCTTTTATGG CCAAAAGTTGAAAAGGACCAGCTGGAGATTCTGTCTGAAGAATGCCCACGAGTCATAGTAAATCCAAAGCCATCGCCACTCGGTTACAGGGGGCTTGATATACCTAGAGAAGCAAGACTAGATGTTTCATTAGATGATCCCATTGTTGAAGATATTGACCCCAAAACCTGGGCAGTTTCTAGATTTGTACCTAGAGCATCACCATCATCAGTTTCAAGATCAGAAGATTTGCCCATTGCGGAGAAGTTTAGACTTGCATTTCTTGAGAGAGATACTAGACTAGCACCAAAGCGAGCAAAGAATGCAAGACAACACCAACGACGTGCAGAAAAGGAATGGGTAACGATGAATAGTAGGGCAAAAGCAGTAGCACTTGCCTCACTGGCAAGCAAATCCTTGAACATCCGGAACTGa
- the LOC101266434 gene encoding heterodimeric geranylgeranyl pyrophosphate synthase small subunit, chloroplastic-like, whose product MARILYFSSINGSSLSFYRPIEAKMGQNQSYWASIESDIEAHLKKAISIRAPESVFEPMHYLTFTTPKSTAPALCVAACELVGGDRDRAMAAASAIHLMHVATYTHQHMTMARTEPGPVIEHKFGPDGILVESQAKGLGPARNIRDIEPEHKFGPNIELLTGDGIMPFAIELIVKAMSPARKNSDKIVSVIIEVTRAFGSQGQLEGQYRELEWAQSGNEDEETFEYVCKKKEGEIHACGATCGAILGDGNDEEIERLRNYGLYVGIIQGIINGRNYNKKMEKRVNELRILAMKELNTSFKGKKLMKQIASLVEES is encoded by the coding sequence ATGGcaagaattttatatttttcctcCATAAATGGTTCATCATTATCATTTTACAGACCAATAGAAGCTAAAATGGGCCAAAATCAATCTTATTGGGCCTCAATTGAATCTGATATTGAAGCCCATCTTAAGAAGGCTATCTCAATTAGGGCTCCTGAATCTGTGTTCGAGCCCATGCATTACTTGACTTTTACTACACCCAAATCCACAGCACCAGCCTTGTGCGTCGCAGCGTGCGAGCTGGTGGGTGGTGACCGAGACCGAGCCATGGCTGCAGCATCGGCAATACATCTCATGCATGTCGCTACTTACACCCACCAGCACATGACAATGGCCCGAACAGAGCCCGGGCCCGTAATTGAGCATAAGTTCGGGCCAGATGGGATTCTAGTTGAATCACAAGCTAAAGGTTTGGGCCCGGCCCGTAATATAAGGGACATTGAGCCGGAACACAAGTTTGGCCCGAATATCGAGCTCCTCACCGGTGATGGGATCATGCCTTTTGCTATTGAATTGATAGTTAAAGCCATGAGCCCGGCTCGAAAGAACTCAGACAAGATCGTGAGTGTTATTATTGAAGTAACACGTGCCTTTGGGTCTCAAGGACAGCTAGAAGGCCAATATCGCGAGCTAGAATGGGCCCAATCAGGCAACGAAGACGAGGAAACATTCGAATACGTGTGCAAGAAGAAAGAAGGGGAAATTCATGCATGTGGAGCTACTTGTGGTGCAATTTTAGGTGATGGAAATGATGAAGAAATAGAAAGGTTGAGGAATTATGGGCTTTATGTTGGAATAATACAAGGGATAATAAATGGAAGaaattacaacaaaaaaatggagaaaagggTGAATGAACTTAGAATATTGGCCATGAAGGAATTGAATACAAGTTTCAAAGGGAAGAAATTAATGAAGCAAATTGCTAGTCTTGTTGAAGAGTCTTAA
- the LOC101247237 gene encoding pentatricopeptide repeat-containing protein At4g28010: MIIRRQISSICVSFEASFNTQNLFFIKHFSALAPTPSPVYSDTQKLDTQLRSLCEKPNPKYNNAVLLFNHVLDDLGQTPSESTCNFLVVTLAKSKEYNLALRVYRKTRQVQVLPRFLSLAALIECFVYVHKPKLAIGVLGLMLKNGFKVNVYVVNVILKGLCENGMVVNAIKFVWGLDMKEVTPDIVSLNTLMRGLCRDKKVQEAVDLRFSMEKVVGFAPNSYTYAILMEGLCSDGRFDDAIGLLEEMRVKGLKEDVVVYSTLINGLCNKGYVSRGKEFLNEMLEKGISPSVVTYSCLINGFCKQGKLKETTMLYDDMLGRGIQPDIVTFTGMIGGLGNNGMAKKAIELFNLMIRRGEEPGNITYNILLSALCKEGLLADAFDILKLMIEKGKTPDVITYNTLVTGLCKSGKLDDAVTLFDSMLDDETYVQPDVITMNVLIRGLCQEGSLDKAGEIHNKMVENKSLVDIGTFSVLIGAYIKAGDIVKAFELWKQLTQLNLIPDSMTYSTIIDGFCKLCALNIAKGLFLRFRKKGYHPTAFDYNSLMDALCKEGSLEQARRLFQEMLDGNCEPDVISFNIIIDSTLEAGNLQSAKELLVDMSQRGLSPDVFTFSILINRFSKLGQMEEAKKLFVRMNASDLTPHISVYDCLLKGFSLNGETEEIIDLLHKMAAKGIELDLGLTSTILECLCNISEDLNVEELLPNFSQKKSEGFSIPCSELLMKLQKSLPELQLDSAL, encoded by the coding sequence ATGATAATCAGAAGGCAAATATCAAGCATTTGTGTTTCTTTTGAAGCATCCTTTAATACCCAAAATCTGTTCTTTATCAAACACTTTTCAGCACTAGCCCCAACCCCTTCTCCAGTTTACTCAGATACACAAAAATTGGACACCCAATTGAGGTCTCTTTGTGAAAAGCCTAACCCCAAGTATAACAATGCAGTTTTACTTTTTAACCATGTACTTGATGATTTGGGGCAAACCCCATCTGAGTCAACTTGCAATTTTCTTGTTGTAACTTTGGCTAAGAGTAAGGAGTACAATCTTGCTTTAAGGGTGTACCGTAAAACGAGACAAGTCCAGGTCTTGCCCAGGTTTTTATCATTAGCTGCTTTAATTGAATGTTTTGTTTATGTTCATAAGCCTAAATTAGCAATTGGTGTATTGGGGCTGATGTTGAAGAATGGTTTTAAGGTTAATGTATATGTTGTTAATGTTATATTGAAGGGTTTATGTGAAAATGGTATGGTTGTTAATGCTATAAAGTTTGTTTGGGGTTTGGATATGAAAGAGGTAACACCTGATATAGTTAGTTTAAACACCCTAATGAGAGGACTTTGTAGAGATAAGAAAGTACAAGAGGCTGTGGATTTGAGGTTTAGTATGGAGAAGGTAGTGGGTTTTGCTCCTAACTCGTATACGTATGCCATTTTGATGGAGGGTCTTTGTTCGGACGGGAGGTTTGATGACGCTATTGGATTGTTGGAGGAGATGAGAGTAAAAGGTTTGAAAGAGGATGTTGTTGTGTATAGTACACTCATAAATGGGCTTTGTAACAAAGGATATGTTAGTAGAGGGAAAGAATTTTTGAATGAGATGTTGGAGAAAGGAATTTCTCCGAGTGTAGTCACTTATTCTTGTTTAATTAATGGATTTTGTAAGCAGGGAAAATTGAAAGAAACTACAATGTTGTATGATGATATGTTGGGGCGCGGAATCCAGCCTGACATTGTTACTTTTACGGGCATGATTGGTGGCCTCGGCAATAATGGGATGGCTAAAAAAGCAATTGAATTGTTCAATTTGATGATACGTAGGGGTGAGGAGCCTGGAAACATAACTTACAATATTCTTTTAAGTGCACTATGCAAGGAAGGGTTATTGGCCGATgcttttgacattttaaaattgatgataGAGAAAGGAAAGACACCCGATGTGATCACTTACAATACACTAGTAACAGGACTTTGTAAAAGTGGGAAATTGGACGATGCCGTGACACTTTTTGATTCGATGTTGGATGACGAGACTTATGTTCAGCCAGATGTTATAACAATGAATGTACTGATTCGTGGGCTTTGCCAAGAAGGCTCCCTTGATAAGGCTGGGGAAATTCATAACAAGATGGTTGAGAACAAGTCTTTAGTTGATATTGGAACCTTCAGTGTACTTATTGGAGCTTATATAAAGGCAGGCGATATTGTCAAAGCTTTTGAACTTTGGAAGCAGCTAACTCAATTGAATCTTATTCCAGATTCAATGACCTATAGCACTATAATTGATGGATTTTGCAAGCTGTGTGCGCTCAATATTGCAAAAGGTTTGTTTCTCAGATTTAGAAAGAAGGGATATCATCCAACTGCATTTGATTACAACAGCTTGATGGATGCCTTATGCAAAGAGGGTAGCTTGGAGCAAGCAAGGAGGTTGTTTCAAGAGATGTTAGATGGAAATTGTGAACCAGACGTAATCtcattcaatattattattgattcaACTCTTGAAGCAGGAAATTTGCAGTCTGCTAAGGAGTTGCTTGTTGATATGTCCCAGAGGGGTTTGAGTCCTGATGTCTTCACTTTCTCCATATTAATAAATAGGTTTTCGAAGCTTGGACAGATGGAGGAGgcgaaaaaattatttgtgagAATGAATGCCTCTGACTTGACACCGCACATTAGTGTGTATGATTGTTTACTCAAGGGATTTAGTTTGAATGGTGAAACAGAAGAAATTATTGATTTGCTTCACAAAATGGCTGCCAAGGGAATTGAGCTAGACCTCGGACTTACTTCTACCATCCTGGAATGTCTTTGTAATATTTCTGAAGATCTTAATGTGGAGGAACTGTTACCAAACTTTTCACAGAAAAAATCAGAAGGATTTAGTATTCCCTGCAGTGAGTTGTTGATGAAGCTTCAGAAGAGTCTCCCCGAGCTTCAGTTAGATTCTGCTTTGTAG
- the LOC101247541 gene encoding protein translation factor SUI1 homolog gives MVDIDIQIPSAFDPFAEAKDSGAPGAKEYVHIRIQQRNGKKSLTTVQGLRKEFSYEKILKDLKKEFCCNGNVVQDKELGKVIQLQGDQRKNVSHFLVTAGVVKKDQIKIHGF, from the coding sequence ATGGTTGATATCGACATCCAGATCCCATCTGCTTTCGATCCATTTGCTGAGGCTAAGGACTCCGGTGCACCTGGAGCCAAGGAGTATGTTCATATTCGTATACAACAAAGGAATGGAAAGAAAAGCTTGACGACTGTTCAAGGACTGAGGAAAGAATTCAGTTACGAAAAAATCCTCAAAGATCTGAAAAAGGAATTCTGTTGCAACGGGAACGTTGTGCAGGATAAGGAACTTGGCAAAGTGATACAACTTCAAGGTGATCAAAGGAAGAATGTTTCTCATTTCCTTGTGACTGCTGGTGTTGTCAAGAAGGATCAGATCAAGATTCATGGTTTCTAA
- the LOC101246449 gene encoding uncharacterized protein isoform X2, whose translation MVSVMKEKRWVTFKGEEDPTSIPVEWICWLNGQRKNAPTPEEMAELEARREFVKLNIARLKKEEEERMAKEGKRKATNIGKADGPDLKSFVQQFPDASKGDTKAEASDTQHEKRSSEPTGTGESFRPGTWQPPT comes from the exons ATGGTGTCAGTAA TGAAGGAAAAGAGATGGGTGACATTTAAAGGAGAGGAAGATCCAACCTCCATTCCAG TTGAATGGATATGTTGGTTGAATGGACAGCGGAAGAATGCTCCAACTCCAGAG GAAATGGCTGAGTTGGAGGCCAGAAGGGAATTTGTTAAGCTTAATATTGCTC GTCTCAAGAAGGAAGAGGAGGAAAGAATGGCCAAAGAAGGCAAGAGGAAAGCCACAAACATTG GTAAAGCTGATGGTCCAGATTTAAAAAGTTTCGTTCAACAATTTCCGGATGCTTCAAAAG GTGATACAAAGGCAGAAGCCTCTGATACACAGCATGAAAAAAG GTCGTCAGAGCCAACTGGTACCGGTGAATCCTTTAGACCAGGAACATGGCAACCTCCTACCTGA